The Longimicrobium sp. region CTGAGCTGACTCACCTCCTTGAACTCCAGGCCGATTCCCACCGCTTTCCAGGTAGCGAACGCTTGGCGCACCGCATCCGCCTGCGCCTTCGAAACCGCATAGCGTGACCCGCCTCCGAAGAAGCAGTAATGCAGCACGGTACCGTTCGCCCACTTGGATCGTCCCAGGATTATCGCCGCTGCTCGCCGCGGGTCGGCGGCGACGGTCGGAGAAAGCTGGGGAACCGGGCGGGGAAGGTTCCGGCAGAGCGGCTTGCGGGCCTGGTTCGCCTTCGCGGCCTTATCCGACCGACTCGTTCGGGTACGTGCCATGGAACGACCTCCATTCGAGTGATTGTGCAGGCGCGGTATTCCACGATCGGACTCACTACGATATAGATGGCCACCTCCGCGAGGTTTGCGATCGTGCGGTGTGATTGTGGAACTGCGGCTGGCGGAAGGGGCAGACTTTCCGGCGCCGCTCCAGCCCCATAGATTCCCGCCTCGCCCGAACACTCGCGTCCGCCTGCGCCGGCCCAGCCCCTCGGGGACGGGCCGGCGCTCGTGCACGCGCGCTCGCATACACGCATCTACGCAGGCAAGAGAAGGCCGATGCCCAAGCGGACCGACCTCCAGAGCATCCTCATCCTCGGCAGCGGGCCCATCGTGATCGGGCAGGCGGCCGAGTTCGACTACTCGGGGACGCAGGCCGTCCGCGCGCTGCGCGAGGAGGGGTACCGCGTGATCCTGGTCAACAGCAACCCGGCCACGATCATGACCGACCCCGACCTGGCCGACGCCACCTACATCGAGCCCATCACCCCCGAGTGGGTGGAGAAGGTCATCGAGAAGGAGAAGCCCGACGCCGTCCTCCCCACCATGGGCGGCCAGACCGCGCTCAACGTCGCGCTCGAGCTGCACGACAGCGGCGTCCTGGCGAAGCACGGGGTGGAGCTGATCGGCGCGAAGGCGAAGAGCATCCGCATGGCCGAGGACCGCAGCGAGTTCGCCAAGGCCATGGCGCGCATCGGCTTGAAGGTCCCGCACGGCGGCTTCGCCACGTCGCTCGACGAAGGGCTGCGCATCGTCGAGGACACGGGGTATCCCGCCATCATCCGCCCGAGCTTCACCCTGGGCGGCACGGGCGGCGGCATCGCCTACAACCGCGCGGAGTTCGAGGGGATGATCCGCCATGGGCTCGACCTCTCTCCCGTGCACGAGGTGCTGATCGACCGCAGCGTGATCGGGTGGAAGGAGTTCGAGCTGGAGGTGATGCGCGACGGCGCCGACAACGTGGTCATCATCTGCTCCATCGAGAACGTCGACGCCATGGGCGTGCACACGGGCGACTCCGTGACCGTCGCCCCCGCGCAGACGCTGACGGACGTGGAGTACCAGAAGATGCGCGACGCCGCCATCGCCATCATCCGCGAGATCGGGGTGGAGGCGGGCGGGTGCAACGTCCAGTTCGCCGTCAATCCCCGGAACGGCGAGATGCTGATCGTGGAGATGAACCCGCGCGTCTCCCGCTCCTCCGCGCTGGCGTCGAAGGCGACGGGATACCCGATCGCCCGCATCGGCGCCAAGCTCGCCGTCGGCTACACGCTCGACGAGCTGCCGAACGCCATCACGCAGACCACGCCGGCGTCGTTCGAGCCCGTGCTGGACTACGTCGTCGTCAAGTTCCCGCGCTTCGCCTTCGAGAAGTTCCCCGCGGCCGACAACACGCTGGGGGTGCAGATGAAGGCGGTGGGCGAGTCGATGGCCATCGGCCGCACCTTCCGCCAGGCGTGGCAGAAGGCCATCCGCGCGCTGGAGATCGGCCGCACCGGGTGGGAGATCGGCGCGACGCTCGCCGCGGACGGGCTGAAGGACGAGGAGCCGGAGACCATCCGCGCCTGCCTCCGCCGCCCGACCCCCGAGCGCTACTTCGTCATCAAGCGTGCGCTGCAGATGGGGATGGGCATCGAGGAGATCCACGAGCTCACCTACATCGACCCCTGGTTCATCGCCGAGCTGGCCACGCTGGTCGAGGCGGAGCAGCAGTATCGCGATCTCCCGGAAATCGACCGCGCGGCGATGCTGCGGATGAAGCGCTACGGCTTCAGCGACGTGCAGCTCGCCCGCCTCCGAGGCGAGAGCGAGGACGCGGTGCGCGAGCGGCGCTGGGGAATGGGCGTCCACCCCGTCTACAACATGGTGGACACCTGCGCCGGCGAGTTCCCTGCGGCGACTCCGTATCTTTACTCGACGTACGCGGAGGAGAACGAGTCCGTTCGCTCCGACCGCAGGAAGGTGGTGATCCTCGGCAGCGGGCCGATCCGCATCGGGCAGGGGGTGGAGTTCGACTACTGCTGCGTGCAGGCCGCGCTGGCGCTGCGCGACGCGGGGTTCGAGACGATCATGATCAACTCGAACCCGGAGACCAACTCCACCGACTTCGACGTCAGCGACAAGCTCTACTTCGAGCCGCTGACGCTGGAGGACGTGCTGGAGATCGTGCGCCTGGAGGATCCGCTCGGGGTGATCGTGCAGCTGGGCGGGCAGACGCCGCTGAAGCTGGCGCAGCCGCTGGAGCGC contains the following coding sequences:
- the carB gene encoding carbamoyl-phosphate synthase large subunit; this encodes MPKRTDLQSILILGSGPIVIGQAAEFDYSGTQAVRALREEGYRVILVNSNPATIMTDPDLADATYIEPITPEWVEKVIEKEKPDAVLPTMGGQTALNVALELHDSGVLAKHGVELIGAKAKSIRMAEDRSEFAKAMARIGLKVPHGGFATSLDEGLRIVEDTGYPAIIRPSFTLGGTGGGIAYNRAEFEGMIRHGLDLSPVHEVLIDRSVIGWKEFELEVMRDGADNVVIICSIENVDAMGVHTGDSVTVAPAQTLTDVEYQKMRDAAIAIIREIGVEAGGCNVQFAVNPRNGEMLIVEMNPRVSRSSALASKATGYPIARIGAKLAVGYTLDELPNAITQTTPASFEPVLDYVVVKFPRFAFEKFPAADNTLGVQMKAVGESMAIGRTFRQAWQKAIRALEIGRTGWEIGATLAADGLKDEEPETIRACLRRPTPERYFVIKRALQMGMGIEEIHELTYIDPWFIAELATLVEAEQQYRDLPEIDRAAMLRMKRYGFSDVQLARLRGESEDAVRERRWGMGVHPVYNMVDTCAGEFPAATPYLYSTYAEENESVRSDRRKVVILGSGPIRIGQGVEFDYCCVQAALALRDAGFETIMINSNPETNSTDFDVSDKLYFEPLTLEDVLEIVRLEDPLGVIVQLGGQTPLKLAQPLERVGVPIIGTPVDAIDRAEDRERFEALARELGVTQPPNGLAVSADEAAEIAGRIGYPVLLRPSYVLGGRGMEIVYDEPGLRDYFQRAVEVSHDRPVLIDRFLEDAFEADVDALCDGETVVIGGVMQHIEEAGIHSGDSACVLPPYKLDDRQIAEMREQTKRFALALGVVGLINVQYAVYGGTVYVLEVNPRASRTVPFVSKATGIQLARIASRLMVGEKLADFRLPEEIPVGGVAVKESVFPFNKLEQDPLLGPEMRSTGEAMGFDDGFGMAFAKAQASAGMDLPQEGNVIITVNDPDKPTITPIARRLSDLGFKLLATGGTARYFRQRGIPCERVFKVNEGRPNLADHIISGEVALLINTPLGKQSQYDDYTVRRAAITYKVPYITTTSAAEAAADAIIALRNRAREVRSIQERTGAIASSVG